In Streptomyces hawaiiensis, one genomic interval encodes:
- a CDS encoding DUF2264 domain-containing protein: MSAPHVSLPDPTHLPNLPGLPPPDPRTSPYTGWTRAHWEAIADRLLDALTPYASPGLAQYRLPGPPSHSGPWSDGLEGFARSFLLAAFRIAGSGGRRTPGLIERYAAGLASGTDPHSPDRWPPITDRGQPMVEAASVAIALHETRPWIWDRLDDRVRQRIADWLGGFVGAVVNDSNWRLFQVITEEFLASVGAPHSRHEIDAGLARLEDWYRGDGWYTDGDGRKFDYYNAWALHLYPVLWARIAGPRADPRLVAEHRTRLRSLLHDHQHFFGADGAPLHQGRSLTYRFATAAPLWAGVLADATPLPPGRTRRLASGALKHFAERGVPDERGLLTLGWYRSFLPVTQRYSGPASPYWASKAFLGLLLPAGHPVWTVPEEPGPVETGDVRRALPAPGWLLHSTAADGIVRLVNHGSDRLPPPPATSDDSPHYARLAYSSATAPETPPAPHTGPDNHIALLAPDGTPTPRGRIHPLAVEGARAASWHRAVLPGGGEGHRIETVSAVHGPWEVRVHRVEAPPGTPVREGGWAVADDTGPPTGRTGPCRALARRADGLTSAIVGLHGWQDAGAAVTHAVGTNAYGHHSATPHLTLPAHPGGTHLLVTLVVLSADPEVNGGDPHARGSGTRVRVTAAGEVEIRFPDGTLERVPR; encoded by the coding sequence ATGAGCGCGCCGCACGTGTCGCTCCCCGACCCGACGCACCTCCCCAACCTGCCCGGCCTGCCCCCGCCCGACCCCCGGACCTCGCCGTACACCGGCTGGACCCGCGCTCACTGGGAGGCGATCGCCGACCGCCTCCTCGACGCCCTGACGCCCTACGCCTCCCCGGGCCTTGCCCAGTACCGCCTCCCTGGCCCGCCCAGCCACTCCGGGCCCTGGTCGGACGGGCTGGAGGGCTTCGCCCGCTCCTTCCTGCTGGCCGCGTTCCGCATCGCCGGTTCGGGCGGGCGTCGGACGCCCGGCCTGATCGAGCGGTACGCGGCCGGGCTCGCCTCCGGCACCGACCCGCACAGCCCCGACCGCTGGCCGCCCATCACCGACCGGGGCCAGCCCATGGTCGAGGCCGCGTCCGTCGCGATCGCCCTGCACGAGACCCGCCCCTGGATCTGGGACCGGCTCGACGACCGCGTACGGCAGCGCATCGCCGACTGGCTGGGCGGCTTCGTCGGAGCGGTCGTCAACGACTCCAACTGGCGGCTCTTCCAGGTCATCACCGAGGAGTTCCTCGCCTCCGTCGGCGCCCCGCACAGCCGCCACGAGATCGACGCCGGGCTGGCCCGTCTGGAGGACTGGTACCGGGGCGACGGCTGGTACACCGACGGCGACGGCCGCAAGTTCGACTACTACAACGCCTGGGCCCTGCACCTGTACCCGGTGCTCTGGGCCCGGATCGCGGGGCCGCGCGCCGACCCCCGGCTGGTGGCGGAACACCGTACGCGCCTGCGCTCACTCCTCCACGACCACCAGCACTTCTTCGGCGCCGACGGCGCCCCGCTCCACCAGGGCCGCTCCCTCACCTACCGGTTCGCCACGGCCGCGCCCCTGTGGGCGGGCGTCCTCGCCGACGCCACCCCGCTGCCGCCGGGCCGCACCCGCCGCCTCGCCTCCGGGGCGCTGAAGCACTTCGCCGAGCGGGGCGTGCCCGACGAGCGGGGACTGCTCACGCTCGGCTGGTACCGGTCCTTTCTCCCCGTCACCCAGCGGTACTCCGGCCCCGCCTCCCCCTACTGGGCGAGCAAGGCCTTCCTCGGCCTGCTCCTGCCCGCCGGCCACCCCGTGTGGACCGTGCCCGAGGAGCCCGGCCCGGTCGAGACGGGTGACGTCCGCCGCGCGTTACCCGCCCCGGGCTGGCTGCTGCACTCCACCGCGGCCGACGGGATCGTACGACTCGTCAACCACGGCAGCGACCGCCTGCCACCCCCGCCGGCGACGTCGGACGACAGCCCGCACTACGCCCGGCTCGCCTACTCCAGCGCCACCGCCCCCGAGACCCCACCGGCACCGCACACCGGCCCCGACAACCACATCGCCCTGCTCGCCCCCGACGGCACACCCACCCCGCGCGGCCGGATCCACCCCCTCGCCGTCGAGGGCGCTCGTGCCGCCTCCTGGCACCGGGCCGTGCTCCCGGGCGGCGGCGAAGGGCATCGCATCGAGACGGTCAGCGCGGTCCACGGCCCGTGGGAGGTGCGGGTGCACCGCGTCGAGGCGCCGCCCGGCACGCCCGTGCGCGAGGGGGGATGGGCCGTCGCCGACGACACCGGGCCCCCGACCGGGCGGACCGGCCCATGCCGGGCACTGGCCCGGCGCGCGGACGGGCTGACCAGCGCGATCGTGGGACTGCACGGGTGGCAGGACGCCGGGGCGGCGGTGACGCACGCGGTCGGCACCAACGCCTACGGCCACCACTCGGCGACCCCGCACCTCACCCTGCCCGCCCATCCGGGCGGCACCCACCTCCTGGTGACCCTCGTCGTGCTCAGCGCCGACCCGGAGGTGAACGGCGGCGACCCGCACGCGCGAGGTTCAGGAACGCGCGTACGGGTCACCGCGGCCGGCGAGGTGGAGATCCGCTTCCCGGACGGCACCCTGGAGCGGGTGCCGCGATGA
- a CDS encoding flavin monoamine oxidase family protein encodes MTEDHAMAHSDGGLSRRSFAAVAGTATVATALTGGTATALPAPATPAKPAAPAAPGDRRGADVDRCLAVARALLVLDSDNRPLVPRYQRVLKKGLPAQRRTRTRNVLVIGAGPAGLVAAWLLKKAGHRVTILEANGNRAGGRIKTFRSGGHEDAEQPFADPRQYAEAGAMRLPGSHPLVMELIDQFDLEKRRFHYVDVDADGRPAGRTWIHVNGIRVRRTDYARAPRRVNRSFGVPKAHWDTPAAAILRSALDPVRDEFSYVNADGKRVDKPLPERLRGWARVVRRFGDWSMFRFLTEHAGLDERTIDLIGTLENLTSRLPLSFIHSFIGSSLISPDTPFYELEGGTAVLPDALLERVREEVRFDRRVTRIEYHHPDRPAPEAGHVRSKGPQVWVDTVSEGRGGPVVREQFTADVAVVTVPFSGLRHVQIDPPLSYGKRRAVSELHYDCATKVLLEFSRRWWEFDEADWKRELNAVDPGLYDAYRTGRAAGDGSLLGAHPSVPGGHITAGQRTHYAANRASARDQPEAAGVVGGGSVSDNANRFMFHPSHPVPGSPGGVVLASYSWADDALRWDSLDDEARYPHALCGLQQVYGQRVEVFYTGAGRTQSWLRDPYAYGEASVLLPGQHTELLPVIPVREGPLHFAGDHTSVKPAWIEGALESAVRAALEIHTA; translated from the coding sequence ATGACTGAAGATCATGCGATGGCGCACTCGGACGGCGGTCTCTCCCGGCGGAGTTTCGCGGCGGTGGCGGGCACGGCCACGGTGGCGACGGCCCTGACCGGCGGTACCGCCACGGCTCTGCCCGCGCCGGCCACGCCGGCCAAACCGGCCGCCCCGGCCGCCCCGGGTGACAGGCGCGGCGCCGACGTCGACAGATGCCTCGCCGTCGCCCGCGCACTGCTCGTCCTGGACTCCGACAACCGTCCCCTCGTACCCCGTTACCAGCGCGTCCTCAAGAAGGGACTGCCGGCTCAGCGCCGCACACGCACCAGGAACGTCCTCGTCATCGGCGCCGGTCCGGCCGGGCTGGTCGCCGCCTGGCTGCTGAAGAAGGCCGGTCACCGGGTGACCATCCTGGAAGCCAACGGCAACCGCGCGGGCGGACGCATCAAGACCTTCCGCAGCGGCGGTCACGAAGACGCCGAGCAGCCCTTCGCCGATCCCCGCCAGTACGCCGAGGCGGGCGCGATGCGCCTCCCCGGCAGCCACCCCCTGGTGATGGAACTCATCGACCAGTTCGACCTCGAGAAGCGGCGCTTTCACTACGTCGACGTCGACGCCGACGGTCGTCCCGCCGGCCGCACCTGGATCCACGTCAACGGCATCCGCGTGCGGCGCACCGACTACGCCCGCGCGCCCCGGCGCGTGAACCGGTCCTTCGGCGTTCCCAAGGCCCACTGGGACACCCCGGCCGCCGCCATCCTGCGCTCCGCACTGGACCCGGTGCGCGACGAGTTCAGCTACGTCAACGCCGATGGCAAGCGGGTCGACAAGCCGCTTCCGGAGCGGCTGCGGGGCTGGGCCCGCGTGGTGCGGCGGTTCGGTGACTGGTCGATGTTCCGCTTCCTCACCGAGCACGCCGGACTGGACGAGCGGACCATCGACCTGATCGGCACCCTGGAGAACCTCACCTCACGCCTGCCGCTCTCCTTCATCCACAGCTTCATCGGCTCCTCCCTCATCAGCCCCGACACACCGTTCTACGAGTTGGAGGGCGGCACGGCCGTACTGCCCGACGCCCTGCTGGAACGCGTGCGCGAGGAGGTGCGGTTCGACCGCCGTGTCACGCGCATCGAGTACCACCACCCCGATCGCCCTGCTCCGGAGGCCGGCCACGTCCGGAGCAAGGGCCCGCAGGTGTGGGTGGACACCGTGTCCGAGGGCCGCGGCGGCCCGGTCGTACGCGAGCAGTTCACCGCGGACGTCGCCGTGGTCACGGTGCCGTTCTCCGGTCTGCGCCACGTACAGATCGACCCGCCCCTGTCGTACGGCAAGCGCCGCGCGGTCAGCGAACTGCACTACGACTGCGCGACCAAGGTGCTGCTGGAATTCAGCCGCCGCTGGTGGGAGTTCGACGAAGCCGACTGGAAGCGCGAGCTGAACGCCGTCGACCCGGGGCTGTACGACGCGTACCGCACCGGCCGCGCCGCCGGGGACGGCAGCCTCCTCGGCGCCCACCCCTCGGTGCCCGGCGGGCACATCACCGCCGGTCAGCGTACCCACTACGCCGCCAACCGCGCGAGCGCGCGCGACCAGCCCGAGGCGGCCGGTGTCGTGGGCGGCGGTTCGGTGTCGGACAACGCCAACCGGTTCATGTTCCATCCCTCCCATCCGGTTCCGGGCAGCCCTGGGGGTGTCGTGCTGGCCTCCTACAGCTGGGCGGACGACGCGCTGCGCTGGGACTCCCTGGACGACGAGGCGCGTTACCCGCACGCTCTGTGCGGTCTCCAGCAGGTCTACGGCCAGCGCGTCGAGGTCTTCTACACCGGCGCGGGACGTACGCAGAGCTGGCTGCGCGACCCTTACGCCTATGGGGAGGCGTCCGTGCTGCTGCCCGGTCAGCACACGGAACTGCTCCCGGTCATCCCCGTGCGTGAGGGGCCGTTGCACTTCGCCGGTGACCACACGTCCGTCAAGCCGGCATGGATCGAGGGGGCCCTGGAGTCCGCCGTGCGGGCCGCCCTGGAGATCCACACCGCGTAG
- a CDS encoding tripartite tricarboxylate transporter TctB family protein produces the protein MTTQTDIPPAETGGERRSWLREHSELGVCVLLLALGVLVLTDALTMDVDIAQRGPVGPKTVPVVVGAGLLVIAALLALDVLRGGRGQAEGGEDVDLSEPADWRTVLLLAGVFLGAAVLIEPVGFPVAGALLFWGAAFALGSRRTDRDPLIAAGLSLVTYTVFNNLLGVPLPGGPLMGVL, from the coding sequence GTGACGACACAGACCGACATTCCGCCCGCCGAGACCGGCGGTGAACGGCGCTCGTGGCTGCGCGAGCACTCCGAACTCGGCGTGTGCGTCCTGCTGCTGGCGCTGGGCGTCCTCGTGCTGACCGACGCGCTCACCATGGACGTCGACATCGCCCAGCGCGGCCCGGTCGGCCCGAAGACCGTGCCGGTCGTGGTCGGCGCCGGTCTGCTGGTGATCGCCGCCCTGCTCGCCCTGGACGTGCTGCGCGGCGGCCGGGGACAGGCCGAGGGCGGTGAGGACGTCGACCTGTCCGAGCCCGCCGACTGGCGCACCGTGCTGCTGCTCGCCGGGGTGTTCCTGGGCGCGGCCGTCCTGATCGAGCCGGTCGGTTTCCCCGTCGCGGGCGCGCTGCTGTTCTGGGGCGCGGCGTTCGCGCTGGGCAGCCGCCGGACCGACCGCGATCCGCTCATCGCGGCCGGGCTCTCCCTCGTGACCTACACGGTCTTCAACAACCTGCTCGGAGTGCCCCTGCCCGGCGGTCCGCTGATGGGAGTGCTGTGA
- a CDS encoding tripartite tricarboxylate transporter permease: MDAFNSLLDGFGTALTPINLLWAVIGVLLGTAIGVLPGIGPAMAVALLLPVTYGLDPTGAFIMFAGIYYGAMFGGSTTSILLNTPGESAAVVAAMEGNPMAKSGRGAQALAAAAVGHFAGGLIGTLLLVALAPTVAKLAVDIGAPDYFAIMVLAFIAVTSVLGSSRIRGLASLLIGLTLGLVGLDQMTGQQRLTFGSLQLADGIDVVIVAVGLFAIGEALWVAAHLRRRPPEPIPVGLPWLGRDDVKRTWKSWLRGPFIGFPFGAIPAGGAEIPTFLSYVTEKRLSKHKDEWGKGAIEGVAGPESAASASAAGTLVSMLTLGLPTTAVAAVMLAAFQQYGIQPGPLLFEREPDLVWGLIASLFVGMVLLLALNLPLAPVWAKLLRIPRPYLYAGIMFFAAVGAYAVGGEVIDLVILLIIGLIGFGMRRYGLPVLPAVIGVILGPNAEQQLRRALQISDGSVTGLVNTPFAVTVYAVIVLLLAWPLLRKAVTRSRAAA; the protein is encoded by the coding sequence ATGGATGCCTTCAACTCCCTTCTGGACGGCTTCGGTACGGCCCTGACGCCGATCAACCTTCTGTGGGCCGTGATCGGTGTCCTGCTCGGCACGGCGATCGGTGTGCTGCCCGGCATCGGCCCTGCGATGGCGGTGGCGCTGCTGCTGCCGGTGACGTACGGGCTCGACCCGACCGGCGCGTTCATCATGTTCGCGGGCATCTACTACGGCGCCATGTTCGGCGGCTCGACCACCTCCATCCTGCTCAACACACCGGGTGAGAGCGCGGCGGTGGTGGCGGCCATGGAGGGCAACCCCATGGCCAAGTCCGGGCGCGGCGCCCAGGCCCTCGCGGCGGCCGCCGTCGGGCACTTCGCGGGCGGCCTGATCGGCACGCTCCTGCTGGTGGCGCTCGCGCCGACGGTCGCCAAGCTGGCGGTGGACATCGGCGCTCCGGACTATTTCGCCATCATGGTGCTGGCGTTCATCGCGGTGACGTCGGTGCTCGGCTCGTCCCGCATCCGTGGCCTGGCCTCCCTGCTGATCGGCCTCACCCTGGGCCTGGTGGGCCTGGACCAGATGACCGGCCAGCAGCGCCTGACGTTCGGGTCGCTCCAACTGGCCGACGGCATCGACGTGGTGATCGTCGCCGTCGGTCTCTTCGCGATCGGCGAGGCCCTGTGGGTGGCGGCGCACCTGCGGCGCAGGCCGCCCGAGCCGATCCCGGTGGGCCTGCCGTGGCTGGGGCGCGACGATGTGAAGCGGACCTGGAAGTCGTGGCTGCGCGGCCCGTTCATCGGTTTCCCGTTCGGCGCGATCCCGGCGGGCGGCGCGGAGATCCCGACCTTCCTGTCGTACGTGACGGAGAAGCGCCTGTCCAAGCACAAGGACGAGTGGGGCAAGGGCGCCATCGAGGGTGTCGCGGGTCCGGAGTCGGCGGCGTCGGCATCGGCGGCGGGCACGCTGGTGTCGATGCTGACCCTGGGCCTGCCGACCACGGCGGTCGCGGCCGTGATGCTGGCGGCCTTCCAGCAGTACGGCATCCAGCCCGGCCCGCTCCTCTTCGAGCGCGAACCCGACCTGGTGTGGGGCCTGATCGCCTCCCTGTTCGTCGGCATGGTGCTGCTGCTCGCGCTCAACCTGCCGCTGGCGCCGGTGTGGGCGAAGCTGCTGCGCATCCCGCGGCCGTACCTGTACGCCGGGATCATGTTCTTCGCGGCGGTCGGCGCGTACGCGGTGGGCGGCGAGGTAATCGACCTGGTGATCCTGCTGATCATCGGCCTGATCGGCTTCGGCATGCGCCGCTACGGCCTGCCGGTGCTGCCCGCCGTGATCGGTGTGATCCTCGGCCCGAACGCCGAGCAGCAGTTGCGGCGTGCCCTGCAGATCAGCGACGGCAGCGTCACGGGTCTGGTCAACACGCCGTTCGCGGTGACGGTGTACGCGGTGATCGTGCTGCTGCTGGCGTGGCCGCTGCTGAGGAAGGCGGTGACGCGGAGCCGCGCCGCGGCCTGA
- a CDS encoding carbohydrate ABC transporter permease codes for MSVSARPGWMEKPRPLTQAAKVLALATVVLLVCVPFLVIVSTSLASTQEVVDNGGWVLWPSEPTLDAYRDIFDGGIVTHALGVSVGVTVAGTLLSLACTVTLAYALSRPGVFGGRPVLLLVLFTFLFPPGMIPSFLLVKELGLLDSYASLVLPVLVNVFNLVVLRGFFQSIPEELYEAARLDGAGDWRVLVSVVLPLSKAALAVVGLFYAVAYWNSWFYASLYLESDHWPLQQVLRTYVVAGAGLTDATTGEATVTAPQTVQMAVLVIATVPILLVYPFLQKYFTKGVLTGAIKS; via the coding sequence GTGAGCGTGTCCGCCCGGCCCGGCTGGATGGAGAAGCCCCGGCCCCTCACCCAGGCCGCCAAGGTCCTCGCCTTGGCCACGGTCGTGCTGCTGGTGTGCGTGCCGTTCCTGGTGATCGTGTCGACCTCCCTGGCCTCCACCCAGGAGGTCGTCGACAACGGCGGCTGGGTGCTGTGGCCCAGCGAGCCCACGCTCGACGCCTACCGCGACATCTTCGACGGCGGCATCGTCACCCACGCCCTCGGCGTCAGCGTCGGCGTGACGGTCGCGGGCACGCTGCTCAGCCTCGCCTGCACGGTGACCCTGGCCTACGCGCTGTCCCGGCCCGGCGTCTTCGGCGGCAGGCCCGTCCTGTTGCTGGTGCTCTTCACGTTCCTCTTCCCGCCCGGCATGATCCCGAGCTTCCTGCTGGTCAAGGAACTCGGCCTGCTCGACTCCTACGCCTCGCTCGTCCTGCCCGTCCTGGTCAACGTGTTCAACCTGGTCGTCCTGCGCGGCTTCTTCCAGTCGATCCCCGAGGAGCTCTACGAGGCGGCCCGGCTGGACGGGGCGGGGGACTGGCGGGTGCTGGTGTCGGTGGTGCTGCCGCTGTCCAAGGCCGCGCTCGCCGTCGTCGGCCTGTTCTACGCCGTCGCCTACTGGAACTCCTGGTTCTACGCCTCGCTGTACCTGGAGAGCGACCACTGGCCGCTCCAGCAGGTGCTGCGCACCTACGTGGTGGCCGGGGCCGGGCTCACCGACGCGACCACCGGCGAGGCCACCGTCACCGCCCCGCAGACCGTGCAGATGGCGGTGCTGGTGATCGCCACCGTCCCGATCCTGCTGGTCTACCCGTTCCTGCAGAAGTACTTCACCAAGGGCGTGCTCACCGGCGCCATCAAGAGCTGA
- a CDS encoding Bug family tripartite tricarboxylate transporter substrate binding protein has product MRLRTPLALLGAAVLVLVGPPLLTAGSGSETGTQIPGLRFMVPNTPGGGYDITARTAAKNAEDAGLTHNIEVFNLPGAGGTVGLSRLVSEHGNGKLAMSMGLGVVGAVRSNDAPKTLGDTTPIARLTEEQDVVVVAKDSPYKTIDDLIGAWKENPGKLPVGGGSSPGGPDHLAPMLMAKAAGIPPKQVNYIPFDGGGELLASILGNKVAFGVSGVGEYLDQIKAGELRLLAVTGPERVEGLDAPTLKEAGYDVNFTNWRGIVAPPGLNDAERDKLVKLVEELHDSDEWQKSMRQNGWDDAFLTGEKFGAFLDAEDKRVVSVLKELGL; this is encoded by the coding sequence GTGCGCCTGCGCACTCCCCTCGCCCTGCTCGGGGCCGCCGTGCTCGTGCTCGTCGGACCGCCGCTGCTGACCGCCGGCAGCGGATCCGAGACCGGCACACAGATCCCGGGCCTGCGTTTCATGGTCCCCAACACGCCCGGCGGAGGCTACGACATCACGGCCCGCACGGCCGCGAAGAACGCCGAGGACGCCGGACTCACCCACAACATCGAGGTGTTCAACCTGCCCGGCGCCGGCGGCACGGTGGGCCTGAGCCGGCTGGTGAGCGAGCACGGCAACGGCAAGCTCGCCATGTCCATGGGCCTCGGGGTCGTGGGCGCCGTCCGCTCCAACGACGCGCCGAAGACGCTCGGCGACACCACACCCATCGCCCGGCTCACCGAGGAGCAGGACGTGGTGGTCGTGGCGAAGGACTCGCCGTACAAGACGATCGACGACCTGATCGGCGCCTGGAAGGAGAACCCGGGCAAGCTCCCGGTGGGCGGCGGCTCCTCCCCCGGCGGGCCCGACCATCTCGCGCCGATGCTGATGGCCAAGGCCGCCGGGATCCCGCCGAAGCAGGTCAACTACATCCCCTTCGACGGCGGCGGCGAACTGCTCGCCTCGATCCTCGGCAACAAGGTCGCCTTCGGTGTCTCCGGCGTCGGCGAGTACCTGGACCAGATCAAGGCGGGCGAGCTGCGCCTCCTCGCGGTCACCGGCCCGGAGCGCGTCGAAGGGCTGGACGCGCCCACGCTGAAGGAGGCGGGCTACGACGTGAACTTCACCAACTGGCGCGGCATCGTCGCCCCGCCCGGACTCAACGACGCCGAGCGCGACAAGCTCGTGAAGCTGGTCGAGGAGCTCCACGACTCGGACGAATGGCAGAAGTCCATGCGGCAGAACGGCTGGGACGACGCCTTCCTCACCGGTGAGAAGTTCGGCGCGTTCCTCGACGCCGAGGACAAGCGCGTGGTTTCGGTGCTGAAGGAGCTGGGACTGTGA
- a CDS encoding LacI family DNA-binding transcriptional regulator yields MGSKGRVTIREVAERAGVSTATASRALSGNHPVPAATRARVLRAARDLDYVANAHARALVGGGRKMAAVVVRQVTSPFYAQVAEGVEAEAADRGWLCVVGATGGDAQREMEFVQLMREEGARLVILVGGVVEDDAYRERVAHYAHALDSCGARLVLCGRPAPGPEIPALVVEFDNEAGAHAVTGHLLSAGHRRIVFLGGLPGNTALDARVAGYRAALAEHGLPPEAAQVVDCGLGRAAGHRAMTELLKKTREFTAVFAGDDMVAAGALRAIAEAGLSVPGDLSVVGYNDIPLAEDFNPPLTTVRTPAEELGRAAVRIALRDPEHAAGAHHLLGTHIVVRDSAGPPPPGRAL; encoded by the coding sequence ATGGGGTCCAAGGGGCGGGTCACGATCCGCGAGGTCGCCGAGCGGGCGGGCGTGTCCACGGCGACCGCGTCCCGCGCGCTCAGCGGCAACCACCCGGTGCCCGCCGCGACCCGGGCCCGGGTCCTGCGCGCGGCCCGCGACCTCGACTACGTGGCCAACGCGCACGCCCGCGCCCTGGTCGGCGGCGGCCGGAAGATGGCGGCCGTCGTGGTCCGCCAGGTCACCAGCCCCTTCTACGCCCAGGTCGCCGAGGGCGTGGAGGCCGAGGCCGCCGACCGCGGCTGGCTCTGCGTGGTCGGTGCCACCGGCGGCGACGCCCAGCGTGAGATGGAGTTCGTGCAGCTCATGCGGGAGGAGGGCGCCCGGCTGGTGATCCTGGTCGGCGGGGTCGTCGAGGACGACGCCTACCGCGAGCGCGTCGCCCACTACGCCCACGCCCTGGACTCCTGCGGAGCCCGGCTCGTGCTCTGCGGCCGGCCCGCGCCCGGCCCCGAGATCCCCGCGCTGGTCGTGGAGTTCGACAACGAGGCCGGAGCCCACGCCGTCACCGGCCATCTGCTGTCGGCCGGGCACCGCCGGATCGTGTTCCTCGGCGGCCTGCCCGGCAACACCGCCCTCGACGCGCGCGTCGCCGGCTACCGGGCCGCCCTCGCCGAACACGGGCTGCCGCCGGAGGCCGCGCAGGTCGTCGACTGCGGTCTCGGCCGCGCCGCCGGCCACCGGGCGATGACCGAACTGCTGAAGAAGACAAGGGAGTTCACTGCCGTCTTCGCCGGGGACGACATGGTCGCCGCCGGTGCCCTGCGTGCCATCGCCGAGGCCGGGCTGAGCGTCCCCGGTGACCTCTCCGTCGTCGGCTACAACGACATCCCCCTCGCCGAGGACTTCAACCCGCCGCTCACCACCGTCCGCACCCCCGCCGAGGAACTCGGGCGGGCCGCCGTGCGCATCGCCCTGCGCGACCCCGAGCACGCCGCCGGTGCCCACCACCTGCTCGGCACCCACATCGTCGTCCGCGACAGCGCCGGCCCGCCCCCGCCCGGGCGTGCCCTGTGA
- a CDS encoding extracellular solute-binding protein, protein MPRMSRRTLLRSMAVGGAAVSAPALLTACSSGSGDGDVSNAGKKLAPWPAHRPAAGPKPDLAPTGEGVQAGYTSYPTDLVKSVSGTPGDGSTVRVMTVSFGTPPKPASANRFWAAVEKALGVKIEYTIISQADYQKKMATVMAGDADALPDIINMFAGFTLPREAQFVQRRAQDLTPYLSGDAITDYPNLANIPTHAWRDMGRIGGLLYGVPLERPLPGSTLWVNQDLFADSGMKEGWSAEDFTAVARRGTRARTYMLGAANGSLFGNGFHSAAHNAPQRWAVTKDGTFLPAAADERYKASIAFQAQLRENGSYHPDATSISQIDLTTLYYNGTVGSMQDGFGAYLPKYRESEGKMNPAAALPYSVGGEPGGIVAARRSFGYTVLKKAGKERVQLLLRILDYLAAPFGSEEWELVHYGVEGVHFTRGKDGSPELTKLGEIENNTNLPLKYLAEGPQVLFVPGMPDAVRALHTWQRKVVPHAIRDASFGLQSGTNNSQGATLKTFLDDTVTGIIAGRLPLSEWDAAVKKWRGRGGDRMADEYAKDYAANA, encoded by the coding sequence ATGCCCCGCATGTCCCGACGCACCCTCCTGCGCTCCATGGCGGTGGGCGGTGCCGCCGTCTCCGCCCCCGCTCTGCTGACCGCCTGCTCCTCGGGCTCCGGCGACGGCGATGTCTCCAACGCCGGGAAGAAACTCGCCCCTTGGCCCGCCCACCGTCCCGCCGCCGGGCCGAAGCCGGACCTCGCCCCCACCGGGGAGGGAGTCCAGGCCGGATACACCTCCTACCCGACCGACCTGGTCAAGTCCGTCTCCGGCACCCCCGGCGACGGCTCCACCGTCCGCGTCATGACCGTCTCCTTCGGCACGCCGCCCAAGCCCGCCTCCGCCAACCGGTTCTGGGCCGCCGTCGAGAAGGCCCTCGGCGTGAAGATCGAGTACACGATCATCTCCCAGGCCGACTACCAGAAGAAGATGGCCACGGTCATGGCCGGCGACGCCGACGCCCTGCCCGACATCATCAACATGTTCGCCGGCTTCACACTGCCCCGGGAGGCGCAGTTCGTGCAGCGCCGCGCCCAGGACCTCACGCCCTACCTCTCCGGCGACGCGATCACCGACTACCCCAACCTCGCCAACATCCCCACCCACGCCTGGCGCGACATGGGCCGCATCGGCGGACTCCTCTACGGCGTCCCGCTGGAACGCCCGCTGCCCGGCTCGACCCTGTGGGTCAACCAGGACCTGTTCGCCGACTCGGGCATGAAGGAAGGCTGGAGCGCCGAGGACTTCACCGCGGTGGCCCGGCGCGGCACGCGTGCGAGGACGTACATGCTCGGCGCCGCCAACGGGTCCCTCTTCGGCAACGGCTTCCACTCCGCCGCCCACAACGCGCCCCAGCGCTGGGCCGTCACGAAGGACGGCACCTTCCTGCCGGCAGCGGCCGACGAACGCTACAAGGCGTCCATCGCCTTCCAGGCACAGCTGCGCGAGAACGGCTCCTACCACCCCGACGCCACGTCCATCTCCCAGATCGACCTGACGACCCTCTACTACAACGGCACCGTCGGCTCCATGCAGGACGGGTTCGGCGCCTACCTGCCCAAGTACCGGGAGTCCGAAGGCAAGATGAACCCGGCGGCCGCCCTCCCCTACAGCGTCGGCGGCGAGCCCGGCGGCATCGTCGCCGCCCGCCGCTCCTTCGGCTACACCGTCCTGAAGAAGGCCGGGAAGGAACGCGTCCAGCTGCTCCTGCGCATCCTCGACTACCTCGCCGCGCCCTTCGGCAGCGAGGAATGGGAGCTCGTCCACTACGGCGTCGAAGGCGTCCACTTCACCCGCGGCAAGGACGGCTCGCCCGAACTCACCAAGCTCGGCGAGATCGAGAACAACACCAACCTGCCGCTGAAGTATCTCGCCGAGGGCCCCCAGGTGCTGTTCGTGCCCGGCATGCCCGACGCCGTGCGCGCGCTGCACACCTGGCAGCGGAAGGTCGTGCCGCATGCCATCCGCGACGCCTCCTTCGGGCTGCAGTCCGGGACGAACAACTCCCAGGGCGCCACCCTCAAGACCTTCCTCGACGACACCGTCACCGGGATCATCGCCGGGCGTCTGCCGTTGTCGGAGTGGGACGCGGCGGTGAAGAAGTGGCGCGGCCGGGGCGGCGACAGAATGGCCGACGAGTACGCGAAGGACTACGCGGCCAACGCCTGA